The genomic window GAAAGTCGCCGATCACGCCGCGCGCGATCAGCGCCTGCACTATCGGGTAGCCGCCGGTGGCGTGCGCGAAGCTGGCTTGACTGCCGCGGTCGGCCGGCGCGCGCGGCGTGACCAGCGTCAGTCCGTGACCCGCGCAGCGTGACTCGACGAGCGCGATGAACAGGTCGGTTAGCGCGATCGACTTCTCGCGAACTGCCGCCATGCCGCCGAATGGCTCCGCCGCCAACACCGTGTCAACCCCGCACTCGAGCGCCGCCAGCGACAACATGGGCGGCGTGCCGCACATGAATCGCGACATCCCCGGCCCGGGCCGATAGTCGGGCGTGAACGCGAACGGGGCCGCGTGACCCAGCCATCCCGATAGCGGCTGGCGCCACTGCTCGCGGTCCATCCACGCCACGTGACGGGGATGCGCCCACGCCAACGCCGGAGCACCGGGGCCGCCGTTCAGGTACTTGTAGCCGCATCCCACCGCGAAGTCAGCATCGGCGCCGGTGAGATCCACGGGCACGGCGCCCGCCGAATGGGCCAGGTCCCACACCACCAACGCACCGGCAGCGTGCGCGGCCTTCGTGACCTCGGCCATGCGGTGCATGCGGCCGGTGCGGTAGTTGACGTGCGTCAGCATCAGGATGGCGGTGCGACGATCGAGCAGCGCGGGGATGGTGTCCGCATCGGCGAGGACGAGCTCGAAGCCATGCGCGCGCGCGAGCGTGTCGGCAATGTAAAGGTCGGTCGGAAAGTTGGTCCGTTCCGACACGATTACCGTGCGCGGCGGCGCGCTCGCCTTCGCAATCGCGATGGCGGCGCTCAAGACCTTGTAGAGATTTACCGAGGTGGAGTCGGCGACGACGACCTCGCTGGGACCGGCGCCGACGAGCGTCGCGATCTTGGCGGCGATGCGCTGGCCCAGGTCGATCCAACCGGCGTGGTTCCAACTGCGGATCAGGCCGACGCCCCACTCGTCCTGCACCACCGCAGCGACGCGGGCGGCGGTGGCGGCGGGGAGGACGCCAAGCGAGTTGCCGTCGAGGTAGATGACGCCTTCGGCGTCGGCGCCGGCCAGGTCGAACTGCGCGCGCAGGGGCGCAAGGGGATCGGCCGCATCACGGGCGAGGCATTCGTCGCGGGTCATGGCAGCGACCGCAGGACGGCGCGCACCGGCGAGGCATCGGCAGTCGCGAGCTTCAGCGGCAGGGCGATCAGCTCGTAATCACCCTCGTCCACATCGTCGAGCACCAGGTTCTCGAGCACGCGCATGTCGTGCGCCAGCAGCTGTTGGTGGCTGTCGAGCGTCTTGCTGTCGGCCGGATCGACGGACTGCGAATCGATACCGACCAGCCGGACCCCGCGCTTGGCCAGCCAGGCGATGGTCTGCGGTGCGAAGGCGCTGAAGGTGGGTGACCACTCCGTCGGTGCGCGCCGGCAGGTCCGCACCAGGATCCGTGGAGGCAACCCTTCCTTGTCCGCCGAAGCGCGACGCGCGAAGGTGGAAGGATCGCCCAGATGCTCCGGCGTGATCAACGCGCCCTTGTCGATGGCGTGAATGACGCGGCAGGGCCCGAGAAACGGCGACAGGTCCACGCTGCCGATCGCGGCGGCATCGGCGCCGTAGTGCAGCGGCGCGTCGGCATGCGCTCCAAGGTGCGGCGAGAGGGTGATGGCGCTGACGTTGACCGGGCAGCCCGGTCCAATCTGCGCGTTCCACCGCTGCGCGTACGCCGTGTCGCCGGGGAAGCACGGCGTCGCAACCGAGATCGTCGGCGAAATATCCCAAAGTCGCATTGCTGTGAACACGATAACATCCCGGTCCATGTCTTCATCCACGGCCGGGAACGAGTCGCTCGTCCGCGTGATCGGCACGTTCGGCCTCGCCGCGGCCATCATCAACATCACCATTGGCGGTGGCATTTTCAGGCTGCCGGCGAATGTCGCGGGGTCACTCGGCGCGGCCGCGCCCATCGCCTACCTGGTCTGCGCCGTCGCGATGGGC from Acidobacteriota bacterium includes these protein-coding regions:
- the kynU gene encoding kynureninase, producing the protein MTRDECLARDAADPLAPLRAQFDLAGADAEGVIYLDGNSLGVLPAATAARVAAVVQDEWGVGLIRSWNHAGWIDLGQRIAAKIATLVGAGPSEVVVADSTSVNLYKVLSAAIAIAKASAPPRTVIVSERTNFPTDLYIADTLARAHGFELVLADADTIPALLDRRTAILMLTHVNYRTGRMHRMAEVTKAAHAAGALVVWDLAHSAGAVPVDLTGADADFAVGCGYKYLNGGPGAPALAWAHPRHVAWMDREQWRQPLSGWLGHAAPFAFTPDYRPGPGMSRFMCGTPPMLSLAALECGVDTVLAAEPFGGMAAVREKSIALTDLFIALVESRCAGHGLTLVTPRAPADRGSQASFAHATGGYPIVQALIARGVIGDFRAPDILRFGFTPLYTRFVDVWDAMAHLEQVMTSGEWREPRFNVRAAVT
- the kynB gene encoding arylformamidase, coding for MRLWDISPTISVATPCFPGDTAYAQRWNAQIGPGCPVNVSAITLSPHLGAHADAPLHYGADAAAIGSVDLSPFLGPCRVIHAIDKGALITPEHLGDPSTFARRASADKEGLPPRILVRTCRRAPTEWSPTFSAFAPQTIAWLAKRGVRLVGIDSQSVDPADSKTLDSHQQLLAHDMRVLENLVLDDVDEGDYELIALPLKLATADASPVRAVLRSLP